One region of Enterobacter ludwigii genomic DNA includes:
- a CDS encoding IS5 family transposase — MKDQITHPPDNTDHSVAKQKFRITNWSTYNKALINRGSLTFWLDDEAIQAWYESATPSSRGRPQRYSDLAITTVLVIKRVFRLTLRAAQGFIDSIFALMNVPLRCPDYTSVSKRAKSVNVSFKTSTRGEIAHLVIDSTGLKVFGEGEWKVRKHGKERRRIWRKLHLAVDSNTHEVVCADLSLNNVTDSEAFPGLIRQTHRKIRAAAADGAYDTRLCHDELRRKKISALIPPRKGAGYWPGEYADRNRAVANQRLSGSNARWKWTTEYNRRSIAETAMYRMKQLLGDSLTLRDYDGQVAEAMAMVRALNRMTKAGMPESVRIA; from the coding sequence TTGAAGGATCAGATCACGCATCCTCCCGACAACACAGACCATTCCGTGGCAAAGCAAAAGTTCAGAATCACCAACTGGTCCACCTACAACAAAGCTCTCATCAACCGTGGCTCCCTCACTTTCTGGCTGGATGATGAGGCGATTCAGGCCTGGTATGAGTCGGCAACGCCTTCATCACGAGGAAGGCCCCAGCGCTATTCTGATCTCGCCATCACCACCGTTCTGGTGATTAAACGCGTATTCCGGCTGACCCTGCGGGCTGCGCAGGGTTTTATTGATTCCATTTTTGCCCTGATGAACGTTCCGTTGCGCTGCCCGGATTACACCAGTGTCAGTAAGCGGGCAAAGTCGGTTAATGTCAGTTTCAAAACGTCCACCCGGGGTGAAATCGCACACCTGGTGATTGATTCCACCGGGCTGAAGGTCTTTGGTGAAGGCGAATGGAAAGTCAGAAAGCACGGCAAAGAGCGCCGTCGTATCTGGCGAAAGTTGCATCTTGCTGTTGACAGCAACACACATGAAGTTGTCTGTGCAGACCTGTCGCTGAATAACGTCACGGACTCAGAAGCCTTCCCGGGCCTTATCCGGCAGACTCACAGAAAAATCAGGGCAGCCGCGGCAGACGGGGCTTACGATACCCGGCTCTGTCACGATGAACTGCGCCGCAAAAAAATCAGCGCGCTTATTCCTCCCCGAAAAGGAGCAGGTTACTGGCCCGGTGAGTACGCAGACCGCAACCGTGCCGTTGCTAATCAGCGGCTGAGCGGAAGCAATGCACGGTGGAAATGGACAACGGAATATAACCGTCGCTCGATAGCGGAAACGGCAATGTACAGAATGAAGCAGTTGTTGGGAGATTCACTGACGCTGCGTGACTACGATGGTCAGGTAGCGGAAGCTATGGCCATGGTGCGTGCGTTGAACAGGATGACAAAGGCTGGGATGCCAGAAAGCGTGCGTATTGCCTGA
- a CDS encoding class II holin family protein — translation MYRMDKITTGISYGASGGSAIYWFRRLLDGYSPEQWAAIGVIGSLLFGLLTFLTNLYFQIKADRRRAARGE, via the coding sequence ATGTATCGAATGGACAAAATAACTACTGGCATTTCCTACGGCGCATCGGGAGGTAGTGCCATTTACTGGTTTAGAAGACTTCTTGATGGTTACTCCCCTGAGCAGTGGGCGGCTATAGGTGTGATCGGTAGTTTACTGTTCGGCTTGCTCACCTTTCTCACCAACCTCTATTTCCAAATCAAAGCAGACCGTCGAAGAGCTGCGCGAGGTGAATGA
- a CDS encoding lysozyme: MSNKSKLSAVVLALIASGASAPLIFDQFISEKEGNALVAVVDPGGVWSLCHGVTVIDGRRVVKGMTATEEQCRKLNAIERDKALTWVDRNIKVPLTEPQKVGIASFCPYNIGPGKCFPSTFYKRINEGDRKGACEAIRWWIKDGGRDCRLTKGQKNGCYGQVERREQESSLACWGLDQ; the protein is encoded by the coding sequence ATGTCTAATAAATCAAAACTCAGCGCAGTAGTGCTGGCACTAATCGCATCAGGTGCATCTGCTCCACTCATTTTTGACCAGTTCATCAGCGAGAAAGAAGGCAATGCGCTGGTGGCCGTTGTTGATCCGGGTGGGGTCTGGTCTTTATGTCACGGCGTGACCGTTATCGATGGCAGGCGTGTTGTTAAGGGCATGACGGCCACTGAGGAACAATGCCGGAAGCTTAACGCTATTGAACGCGATAAGGCATTAACCTGGGTTGATCGCAATATCAAAGTGCCTCTGACAGAGCCGCAGAAGGTAGGTATAGCATCCTTCTGCCCGTACAACATTGGCCCGGGTAAATGTTTCCCTTCGACCTTCTATAAGCGAATCAACGAAGGTGACCGTAAAGGAGCATGCGAAGCGATCCGCTGGTGGATTAAAGACGGTGGACGTGATTGCCGCCTGACCAAAGGCCAGAAAAATGGCTGCTATGGACAGGTTGAGCGGCGTGAACAGGAAAGCTCGCTGGCGTGCTGGGGGCTGGACCAATGA
- a CDS encoding terminase small subunit produces the protein MEVNKKRLSEIFGVSIRTIQNWQDQGMPVARGGGKGNEVLYDSAAVIEWYSARDAAIENEKLRKEVEQLRVDSESDLVPGTIDYERHRLTRAQADAQELKNAKESAEVVETAFCTFVLSRIAGEIASILDGIPLSVQRRFPELENRHIDFLKKDIIKAMNKAAALDEMIPGLLSEYIEQSG, from the coding sequence ATGGAGGTCAATAAAAAACGCCTTTCCGAGATTTTTGGTGTCAGCATCCGCACGATCCAGAACTGGCAGGATCAGGGAATGCCAGTTGCGCGCGGTGGTGGAAAAGGTAATGAAGTGCTTTATGACTCTGCCGCCGTAATCGAATGGTATTCCGCCCGTGACGCAGCGATAGAAAACGAAAAGCTGCGCAAAGAGGTTGAACAGCTGAGAGTTGATTCAGAATCAGACCTTGTGCCTGGCACGATTGATTATGAGCGCCATAGGCTTACCCGAGCCCAGGCTGATGCTCAGGAACTAAAAAATGCAAAAGAGTCCGCTGAGGTGGTGGAGACCGCATTCTGCACGTTCGTGCTGTCGCGGATAGCCGGAGAAATTGCCAGTATCCTTGATGGAATACCTCTGTCGGTTCAGCGGCGCTTTCCGGAACTGGAAAATCGACATATTGATTTCCTCAAGAAGGACATCATAAAAGCCATGAACAAAGCAGCTGCGCTGGATGAAATGATACCGGGGTTGCTGAGTGAATATATCGAACAGTCAGGTTAA
- a CDS encoding phage terminase large subunit family protein has product MNISNSQVKGLQHSARSGLRSLYRPEPQTAVEWADENYYLPKESAYQEGRWETLPFQRAIMNAMGNDYIREVNVVKSARVGYSKMLLGVYAYFIQHKQRNSLIWLPTDGDAENFMKSHVEPTIRDIPSLLALAPWYGKKHRDNTLSMKRFSNGRGFWCLGGKAAKNYREKSVDVAGYDELAAFDDDIEKEGSPTFLGDKRIEGSVWPKSIRGSTPKIKGTCQIERAAKESEHFLRFYVPCPHCREEQFLKFGDKETPFGFKWAPGDPASVIYLCEHNACVIKQQELDFSQARYICDETGIWTRDGLCWFSSSGAEIDPPDSVTFHIWTAYSPFTTWVQIVKDWIKTKGDTGKRKTFVNTTLGETWEPKIGERPDAEVMAERIEHFGARVPERVAYLTAGIDSQLDRYEMRVWGWGPGEESWLIDKIIIMGRHDDESTLLRLDEAINKTYPRPNGVEMLISRICWDIGGIDPTIVYNRSKKHGLFRVIPVKGASVYGKPVANMPRKRNKNGVYLTEVGTDTAKEQIYNRFTLVAEGDEPLAGAVHFPNNPEIYDLAEAQQLTAEEQVEKWVDGKKKIVWDSKKRRNEALDCFVYALAALRISISRWQLDLDSLLASLREEDTGRKNNKSLADYARALAGDE; this is encoded by the coding sequence GTGAATATATCGAACAGTCAGGTTAAGGGGCTACAGCACTCCGCGCGCTCGGGGCTCCGTTCGTTGTACCGACCAGAACCGCAAACGGCGGTTGAGTGGGCAGACGAAAATTATTACCTTCCAAAAGAGTCTGCTTATCAGGAAGGGCGCTGGGAAACGCTGCCGTTTCAGCGTGCGATAATGAATGCGATGGGTAATGACTATATCCGCGAGGTAAATGTCGTTAAGTCTGCCCGAGTAGGCTATTCAAAAATGCTGCTCGGCGTGTATGCGTATTTCATCCAGCATAAACAACGTAACTCGCTTATCTGGTTACCTACCGACGGTGATGCAGAAAACTTCATGAAATCCCATGTCGAACCGACAATCCGGGACATCCCCTCACTGCTGGCGCTGGCGCCCTGGTACGGTAAAAAGCACCGGGACAACACGTTGAGTATGAAACGTTTCTCGAATGGGCGAGGTTTCTGGTGCCTCGGTGGTAAAGCTGCAAAAAACTACCGTGAAAAATCTGTTGATGTGGCGGGTTATGACGAGCTGGCGGCATTTGACGATGATATCGAGAAAGAGGGCTCTCCAACGTTCCTGGGGGATAAACGTATTGAAGGGTCGGTCTGGCCTAAATCGATACGAGGATCCACACCCAAAATTAAAGGGACATGCCAGATTGAACGTGCCGCCAAGGAGTCAGAGCATTTCTTGCGCTTCTATGTTCCCTGCCCACATTGTAGGGAGGAGCAGTTCCTTAAATTCGGCGATAAAGAGACGCCATTCGGGTTCAAATGGGCGCCGGGCGATCCTGCCAGCGTTATATATCTGTGTGAACACAATGCCTGCGTAATTAAACAGCAGGAGCTCGATTTTTCGCAGGCGCGGTACATATGTGATGAAACCGGGATCTGGACGCGAGACGGACTTTGCTGGTTTTCATCATCGGGTGCCGAAATTGATCCGCCTGACAGCGTAACCTTTCATATCTGGACGGCCTATAGCCCCTTCACAACCTGGGTGCAAATCGTCAAGGACTGGATCAAGACCAAAGGGGACACGGGAAAGCGTAAGACGTTCGTCAACACAACGCTTGGTGAAACGTGGGAGCCTAAAATTGGTGAGCGTCCTGATGCTGAGGTGATGGCCGAACGTATTGAGCACTTCGGTGCCAGGGTGCCGGAGCGCGTGGCCTATCTTACTGCCGGTATTGACTCACAGCTTGACCGTTACGAAATGCGTGTCTGGGGCTGGGGGCCTGGTGAGGAAAGCTGGCTTATCGACAAAATTATCATTATGGGGCGACATGATGATGAATCCACGCTTCTGAGGTTGGATGAGGCGATCAACAAAACCTATCCGAGGCCTAACGGTGTTGAGATGCTTATTTCCCGCATCTGCTGGGATATCGGTGGCATAGACCCAACGATTGTTTATAACCGCTCGAAAAAGCATGGTCTGTTTCGTGTCATCCCCGTTAAAGGCGCATCTGTCTACGGTAAGCCCGTGGCGAATATGCCTCGTAAGCGTAACAAGAACGGCGTTTATCTCACTGAGGTAGGAACAGACACCGCGAAAGAGCAAATTTATAACCGTTTCACGCTGGTGGCAGAAGGCGACGAACCGCTGGCGGGAGCGGTTCACTTCCCTAATAACCCTGAAATATATGATTTAGCTGAGGCTCAGCAGCTTACGGCTGAAGAGCAGGTTGAGAAGTGGGTAGACGGGAAGAAAAAAATCGTCTGGGACAGTAAAAAACGACGAAATGAGGCGCTTGACTGTTTTGTCTATGCACTTGCAGCTCTGCGGATAAGTATCTCCCGCTGGCAGCTGGATCTGGATTCTCTTCTGGCCAGCTTACGGGAAGAAGACACTGGCCGTAAAAATAATAAATCTCTGGCGGATTATGCCAGGGCATTAGCGGGAGATGAATAA
- a CDS encoding gpW family protein: MATQAELDAARAALHDLMMGKRVATVQKDGRRVEFTATSVSDLKKYIADLESQVGTTSRRRGPARFYA; the protein is encoded by the coding sequence ATGGCAACACAGGCTGAACTGGATGCCGCGCGCGCAGCGTTACATGATCTGATGATGGGAAAACGGGTTGCGACGGTACAGAAAGACGGTCGAAGGGTGGAATTTACGGCGACGTCAGTCAGCGATCTGAAAAAGTACATCGCCGATCTAGAGTCACAGGTCGGTACCACTTCACGACGCCGCGGGCCGGCAAGGTTCTACGCATGA
- a CDS encoding IS5 family transposase, which translates to MKDQITHLPDNADRSVAKQKFKITNWPTYNKALINRGSITFWLDDEAIQAWYESATPSSRGRPQRYSDLAITTVLVIKRVFRLTLRAAQGFIDSIFTLMNVPLRCPDYTSVSKRAKSVNVSFKTPTRGEIAHLVIDSTGLKVFGEGEWKVKKHGQERRRIWRKLHLAVDSNTHEIICADLSLNNVTDSEAFPGLIRQTHRKIRAASADGAYDTRLCHDELRRKKISALIPPRKGAGYWPGEYADRNRAVANQRLTGSNARWKWTTDYNRRSIAETAMYRVKQLFGGSLTLRDYDGQVAEAMALVRALNKMTKAGMPESVRIA; encoded by the coding sequence TTGAAGGATCAGATCACGCATCTTCCCGACAACGCAGACCGTTCCGTGGCAAAGCAAAAGTTCAAAATCACCAACTGGCCCACCTACAATAAAGCCCTCATCAACCGTGGCTCCATAACTTTCTGGCTGGATGATGAAGCTATTCAGGCCTGGTATGAGTCGGCAACGCCTTCATCACGGGGAAGACCTCAGCGCTATTCTGATCTCGCCATCACCACCGTTCTGGTCATTAAACGCGTGTTCAGGTTGACCCTGCGGGCTGCACAGGGTTTTATTGATTCCATTTTTACACTGATGAATGTTCCGTTGCGCTGCCCGGATTACACCAGTGTCAGCAAGCGCGCAAAGTCGGTTAATGTCAGTTTCAAAACGCCCACCCGGGGTGAAATCGCGCATCTGGTGATTGATTCCACCGGGCTGAAGGTCTTTGGTGAAGGCGAATGGAAAGTCAAAAAACATGGCCAGGAACGCCGCCGTATCTGGCGAAAGTTGCATCTGGCAGTTGACAGCAACACACATGAAATCATCTGTGCAGACCTGTCGCTGAACAATGTGACGGACTCAGAAGCCTTCCCGGGTCTTATCCGGCAGACTCACAGAAAAATCAGGGCAGCATCGGCAGACGGCGCTTACGACACCCGGCTCTGTCACGATGAACTGCGGCGTAAGAAAATCAGCGCGCTTATCCCGCCCCGAAAAGGCGCGGGTTACTGGCCCGGTGAATATGCAGACCGTAACCGTGCTGTTGCGAATCAGCGGCTGACCGGGAGTAATGCGCGGTGGAAATGGACAACAGATTATAACCGTCGCTCGATAGCGGAAACGGCGATGTACCGGGTAAAACAGCTGTTCGGAGGTTCACTGACACTGCGTGACTACGATGGTCAGGTTGCAGAGGCTATGGCCCTGGTACGAGCGCTGAACAAAATGACGAAAGCAGGTATGCCTGAAAGCGTGCGTATTGCCTGA
- a CDS encoding IS5 family transposase, producing the protein MKDQITHLPDNADRSVAKQKFKITNWPTYNKALINRGSITFWLDDEAIQAWYESATPSSRGRPQRYSDLAITTVLVIKRVFRLTLRAAQGFIDSIFSLMNVPLRCPDYSCVSRRAKSVNVSFKTPTRGEIAHLVIDSTGLKVFGEGEWKVKKHGQERRRIWRKLHLAVDSKTHEIICADLSLNNVTDSEAFPGLIRQTHRKIGAASADGAYDTRLCHDELRRKKISALIPPRKGAGYWPGEYADRNRAVANQRMTGSNARWKWTTDYNRRSIAETAMYRVKQQFGGSLTLRDYDGQVAEAMALVRALNKMTKAGMPESVRIA; encoded by the coding sequence TTGAAGGATCAGATCACGCATCTTCCCGACAACGCAGACCGTTCCGTGGCAAAGCAAAAGTTCAAAATCACCAACTGGCCCACCTACAATAAAGCCCTCATCAACCGTGGCTCCATAACTTTCTGGCTGGATGATGAAGCTATTCAGGCCTGGTATGAGTCAGCAACACCTTCTTCACGAGGCAGACCTCAGCGCTATTCTGACCTTGCCATCACGACTGTGCTGGTCATTAAACGCGTATTCAGGCTGACCCTGCGCGCTGCGCAGGGCTTTATTGATTCCATTTTTTCTCTGATGAACGTTCCGCTACGCTGCCCGGATTACAGCTGTGTCAGCAGGCGGGCAAAGTCGGTTAATGTCAGTTTCAAAACGCCCACCCGGGGTGAAATCGCACACCTGGTAATTGATTCCACCGGGCTGAAGGTCTTCGGTGAAGGCGAGTGGAAAGTCAAAAAGCATGGCCAGGAACGCCGCCGTATCTGGCGTAAGCTGCATCTCGCCGTTGACAGTAAAACACATGAAATCATCTGCGCTGACCTGTCGCTGAACAACGTTACGGACTCAGAGGCCTTCCCCGGGTTAATCCGGCAAACCCACCGGAAAATCGGGGCAGCATCGGCAGACGGCGCTTACGACACCCGGCTCTGTCACGATGAACTGCGGCGTAAGAAAATCAGCGCGCTTATCCCGCCCCGAAAAGGCGCGGGTTACTGGCCCGGTGAATATGCAGACCGTAACCGTGCTGTTGCGAATCAGCGAATGACCGGGAGTAATGCGCGGTGGAAATGGACAACAGATTACAACCGTCGCTCGATAGCGGAAACGGCGATGTACCGGGTAAAACAGCAGTTCGGGGGTTCACTGACGCTGCGTGACTACGATGGTCAGGTTGCGGAGGCTATGGCCCTGGTACGAGCGCTGAACAAAATGACGAAAGCAGGTATGCCTGAAAGCGTGCGTATTGCCTGA
- a CDS encoding phage tail protein, whose product MSAGTITLTNGSAIVGGSGISFATELAAGDFIVSTVGGVPYTLPVKSVESNTQLTLVSNFTGPTQSGAAWSAVPRVALNMVTAALVAQSAEALRGLNYDKQNWQQVYSAAGNITVKLPDGTTFTGPSWKYLSDNMATKSGGAVPVNQGGTGSTTASGARTNLGLGTFVTQEDQSIVYGPSQDHALVVRKDEWGVVVSDNGNPVPLGTRYGGTGATTGDYWGACTNIGAIRQKTARFAPGDTPTNIYWKNSTGFITGQVEGGAVGAWIDITSADEAARMQLIGFYGDNNGKRGFGYKVYNPNSQSWYNLAVVRDTSNTTVDSNGFIKIASPIVKIYGDGRYDTNDETEGVTVTRLDVGQYLIDGCEALNSDAAWGGIDGGFDIPTDRNKQPLIWLDYEVNAAGSVLVKTYHRTHPDAPSFARNEKDGVSNGDPVDIPRDQFVSVRVEMPADSLYNKKHRAAEQALTADKVE is encoded by the coding sequence ATGTCTGCAGGAACTATCACCCTGACAAACGGGTCCGCTATTGTTGGCGGTTCAGGAATCTCATTCGCAACCGAACTTGCCGCAGGTGACTTTATTGTCTCAACTGTGGGTGGTGTACCTTATACGCTGCCGGTGAAATCGGTCGAGAGCAATACCCAGCTGACGCTGGTCAGCAACTTTACCGGGCCAACGCAATCCGGTGCGGCCTGGTCAGCAGTTCCCCGCGTGGCGCTGAACATGGTAACTGCCGCGCTGGTGGCGCAAAGTGCTGAAGCACTGCGTGGACTGAATTACGACAAACAGAACTGGCAGCAGGTTTACAGCGCCGCCGGAAACATCACAGTGAAGCTGCCAGACGGCACTACCTTCACCGGCCCGTCATGGAAATATCTGTCTGACAATATGGCGACTAAGAGCGGCGGGGCCGTACCTGTTAATCAGGGCGGTACCGGATCGACAACCGCATCAGGCGCTCGCACAAACCTCGGTTTAGGCACATTCGTTACCCAAGAAGATCAGAGCATCGTCTATGGTCCGTCGCAGGATCATGCGCTTGTCGTACGAAAAGACGAATGGGGCGTCGTTGTTTCGGATAATGGTAATCCGGTACCACTCGGAACCCGTTATGGTGGAACGGGTGCAACCACCGGAGATTACTGGGGAGCCTGTACTAACATTGGAGCCATTAGACAAAAGACAGCACGGTTTGCGCCTGGTGATACACCTACGAACATTTACTGGAAAAACAGTACCGGTTTCATTACTGGCCAGGTTGAAGGTGGAGCCGTAGGGGCATGGATTGATATTACCTCTGCCGATGAAGCCGCCCGAATGCAGCTAATAGGTTTTTATGGCGACAATAATGGTAAACGTGGGTTCGGTTACAAGGTCTATAACCCCAACTCTCAGTCCTGGTACAATCTCGCCGTAGTGCGTGATACAAGCAACACAACCGTAGATAGCAACGGGTTTATCAAAATCGCGTCACCAATCGTGAAGATTTACGGTGACGGACGATATGATACTAACGATGAAACAGAAGGCGTCACGGTCACTCGTCTGGATGTAGGCCAATATCTCATTGATGGGTGCGAAGCACTCAATTCTGATGCTGCCTGGGGCGGCATTGATGGTGGTTTTGATATCCCCACAGACCGCAACAAACAGCCCCTGATCTGGCTGGATTATGAGGTTAATGCTGCCGGTTCAGTGTTAGTGAAAACCTATCACCGCACGCATCCAGACGCACCATCATTTGCCAGAAATGAAAAGGACGGAGTGAGTAATGGCGATCCTGTCGACATTCCGCGCGACCAGTTTGTGTCCGTTCGTGTCGAAATGCCTGCTGATTCCTTATACAACAAAAAACACAGAGCTGCAGAGCAGGCCCTCACTGCCGATAAAGTTGAATAA
- a CDS encoding tail fiber domain-containing protein, whose protein sequence is MLDNNYGHTTQLMTYNPGTAGTHFGGMIMKRPNSQGYISSQYTTTDYEVASVAIGIDAPSGSVSWIFNRNGQAVGNWQPPSDRRIKHNIKRIADPLTAMRSLSGCEWDCLDNGLHGYGFIAQEVEDSFPQAVTVAGDIKLNDGSIVEDAKTVDTFGLSSALHHEAILALMDQIEDLKKQVEALQSGS, encoded by the coding sequence GTGCTTGATAATAATTACGGGCACACCACGCAACTTATGACGTATAACCCCGGTACCGCTGGCACTCATTTCGGCGGGATGATAATGAAAAGGCCAAACTCTCAGGGTTATATTTCAAGCCAATATACAACCACTGATTACGAGGTGGCATCTGTAGCTATCGGAATTGATGCGCCAAGTGGAAGCGTCTCATGGATTTTCAACCGCAATGGACAAGCCGTGGGTAACTGGCAACCACCTTCCGATCGCAGAATTAAACACAATATTAAACGTATTGCCGATCCGTTAACTGCAATGCGTTCATTATCAGGATGTGAATGGGACTGCCTTGATAATGGATTGCATGGATATGGTTTCATAGCTCAGGAAGTTGAGGACTCATTCCCGCAAGCTGTGACAGTGGCGGGGGATATTAAGCTGAATGATGGATCCATTGTAGAGGACGCGAAAACGGTAGATACGTTCGGCCTCTCGTCCGCGCTTCATCACGAAGCTATTCTTGCCTTAATGGATCAAATTGAAGATTTAAAGAAACAGGTAGAGGCGTTGCAGTCCGGAAGTTGA
- a CDS encoding translesion error-prone DNA polymerase V autoproteolytic subunit: MEFIRPTELREIIALPLFSDLVQCGFPSPAADYVEQRIDLNELLVAHPSSTYFVKAAGDSMIEAGISDGDLLVVDSSRTAEHGDIVIAAVEGEFTVKRLQLRPTVQLIPMNSAYSPIIVGSEDTLDVFGVVTFIVKSAS; encoded by the coding sequence ATGGAATTCATCAGGCCAACAGAACTGCGAGAAATTATCGCTCTTCCGCTTTTCAGTGACTTAGTACAGTGTGGTTTCCCAAGCCCCGCAGCTGATTACGTTGAACAGCGTATCGATCTCAATGAGCTACTTGTCGCTCATCCGAGTTCCACCTATTTCGTCAAAGCCGCAGGTGATTCAATGATCGAAGCCGGGATCAGCGACGGCGACCTGCTGGTGGTGGACAGCTCCAGGACTGCTGAGCACGGTGACATTGTCATCGCTGCGGTGGAAGGGGAGTTCACTGTTAAACGCCTGCAGCTGCGCCCGACCGTCCAGCTCATTCCAATGAACAGCGCCTACTCACCGATCATCGTCGGTAGCGAGGACACTCTCGATGTGTTTGGTGTCGTGACTTTCATCGTTAAATCTGCGAGCTGA
- a CDS encoding Y-family DNA polymerase — protein sequence MFALCDVNSFYASCETVFRPDLRGRPVVVLSNNDGCVIARSAEAKAAGITMGEPFFKQKELFRRAGVVCFSSNYELYADMSNRVMTTLEEMSPRVEIYSIDEAFCDLTGVRNCRNLTEFGKEIRATVLKRTHLTVGVGIAQTKTLAKLANHAAKKWQRQTGGVVDLSNIDRQRRLLAIVPVEDVWGVGRRISKKLNAMGIKTALDLSEQSTWIIRKHFNVVLERTVRELRGEPCLDLEEFAPAKQEIVCSRSFGERVTEYEQMRQAICSYAARGAEKLRGEHQYCRFISAFVKTSPFALNEPYYGNSASMKLLTPTQDSRDIINAAVKCLDKIWKDGHRYQKAGIMLGDFFSQGVAQLNLFDENAPRPGSDKLMEVLDQLNARDGKGTLYFAGQGIQQQWQMKREMLSPRYTTRYSDLLRVR from the coding sequence ATGTTTGCGCTCTGTGATGTGAATTCGTTCTACGCATCATGCGAGACGGTGTTCAGACCTGATCTGAGGGGGCGGCCGGTGGTCGTGCTCTCGAATAACGATGGCTGTGTAATTGCACGCAGCGCCGAGGCCAAGGCCGCTGGAATTACCATGGGTGAGCCGTTCTTCAAGCAAAAAGAGTTGTTCCGGCGCGCTGGTGTTGTTTGCTTCAGCAGCAATTACGAGCTGTACGCAGACATGTCCAACAGGGTGATGACAACGCTGGAGGAAATGAGCCCTCGCGTCGAAATCTACAGTATCGATGAAGCTTTTTGTGACCTGACAGGTGTTCGCAACTGCCGGAATCTGACTGAGTTCGGCAAAGAGATCCGCGCGACGGTTCTGAAGCGTACGCACCTGACTGTCGGGGTTGGCATTGCCCAGACAAAGACACTGGCGAAGCTCGCCAATCACGCAGCCAAGAAATGGCAGCGCCAGACCGGCGGGGTGGTCGATTTGTCCAATATCGATCGCCAACGGCGGTTGTTGGCTATCGTGCCTGTAGAAGATGTATGGGGCGTAGGCAGGCGCATCAGTAAGAAGTTGAACGCCATGGGCATCAAAACAGCTCTGGACCTCTCAGAACAAAGCACCTGGATTATCCGTAAACACTTTAACGTGGTACTTGAGCGAACGGTCAGGGAGCTGCGCGGCGAACCATGCCTCGATCTGGAAGAGTTTGCACCAGCAAAGCAGGAAATTGTCTGCAGCAGGTCGTTCGGTGAACGCGTTACTGAGTACGAACAAATGAGGCAAGCCATTTGCTCTTATGCCGCCCGAGGCGCTGAAAAACTACGTGGTGAGCATCAGTATTGCCGCTTTATTTCTGCATTCGTGAAAACCTCTCCCTTTGCGCTTAATGAGCCATATTACGGCAACAGTGCGTCAATGAAACTTCTCACTCCTACACAGGATTCTCGCGACATCATTAACGCCGCGGTAAAGTGCCTGGATAAAATCTGGAAGGATGGCCACAGGTACCAGAAAGCCGGCATTATGCTGGGTGATTTCTTCAGTCAGGGGGTAGCCCAGCTCAACTTGTTCGATGAAAACGCGCCGCGGCCCGGTAGTGATAAACTGATGGAGGTTCTTGATCAACTCAATGCCAGAGACGGCAAAGGAACGCTCTACTTTGCCGGGCAGGGCATTCAGCAACAGTGGCAAATGAAGCGAGAAATGCTGTCGCCTCGATATACGACGAGATATTCAGATCTGCTAAGAGTCCGATAA
- a CDS encoding cytochrome b/b6 domain-containing protein, translating into MLKKLWLQLPHREFPGFRLLHIVIAVLILFQIINSNVISRDAIGQTGISNLMTWLHIFSGAGLIVLGLVMLVWMLVRRGFRYYFSWIFMDFSGIKQDILTLRQFRLPDAHPGGIASTIQGLGVLALLAVALSGALWFLLDYFAVTTSVNPEQIISLHKFLTGFIEVYFFAHGAMGLLHMALSYYVAARAE; encoded by the coding sequence ATGCTAAAAAAACTATGGCTTCAACTTCCCCACCGTGAATTTCCCGGGTTCCGGCTACTGCACATTGTTATCGCGGTACTCATCCTTTTTCAGATCATTAACTCTAATGTGATCAGCAGGGATGCCATCGGGCAGACAGGTATCAGTAATCTCATGACCTGGCTTCATATCTTCTCTGGTGCCGGACTTATCGTTCTTGGCCTTGTAATGCTTGTCTGGATGCTGGTGAGAAGAGGTTTCCGTTATTATTTTAGCTGGATTTTTATGGATTTCAGCGGAATTAAGCAAGATATCCTTACCCTCCGCCAGTTTCGCCTCCCTGATGCTCACCCGGGCGGAATTGCCAGTACTATCCAGGGACTCGGTGTACTTGCATTACTCGCTGTCGCACTCAGCGGGGCATTGTGGTTTCTCCTTGATTATTTTGCAGTAACCACGTCCGTTAACCCAGAACAAATTATCAGCTTGCATAAATTTCTGACCGGATTTATTGAGGTCTATTTTTTTGCACACGGGGCCATGGGGCTCCTACATATGGCGTTAAGCTACTATGTAGCTGCGAGAGCTGAATAG